The following proteins come from a genomic window of Theileria equi strain WA chromosome 2 map unlocalized gcontig_1105316255037, whole genome shotgun sequence:
- a CDS encoding signal peptide containing protein (encoded by transcript BEWA_039800A), with the protein MNSLVIFYLVCILELCHCGDSPSSEEIPKNSSESDCSDPVIVDLSYPDPYLFQIFDHNYNDNEIRLIAPHKDVVSSTVMVGDQLLWTAREGKKFEYSKIYLDAEGKFALIFVANDAPEDMEKNYFELKEGRWVSCPNTYLEVIKRLKIPVEKKGEITIRLEEREDTDILRVFDSYVLGANAIRHFPRPGYICKNVTYRGKSLWSAAEGTNEVCLSSAIYPNGESPLVLLATRGDGNMDCLCFERVGDYWNEISGGEFDEKVDAITGGDIDAADYR; encoded by the coding sequence ATGAACAGTCTTGTAATATTCTATCTTGTCTGTATTCTAGAATTGTGCCACTGTGGAGATTCTCCAAGCTCAGAAgagattccaaagaatTCTTCCGAATCTGATTGTTCGGATCCAGTTATCGTCGATTTATCTTATCCGGATCCATACCTCTTTCAAATATTTGATCACAACTATAACGACAATGAAATCAGACTGATAGCTCCGCACAAGGATGTCGTTTCATCCACAGTAATGGTTGGAGACCAACTCTTGTGGACCGCTAGAGAGGGAAAAAAGTTTGAATATTCAAAAATCTACCTGGATGCTGAGGGTAAATTTGCACTCATATTTGTTGCTAATGACGCCCCTGAGGACATGGAAAAGAACTATTTTGAACTCAAGGAGGGAAGATGGGTGAGCTGTCCAAATACATACCTTGAGGTAATAAAGCGTCTAAAGATTCCGGTAGAGAAGAAGGGAGAAATAACTATAAGACTTGAGGAAAGAGAAGACACCGACATACTGCGTGTGTTTGATTCGTATGTCTTGGGAGCTAATGCAATACGCCACTTCCCAAGACCTGGGTATATTTGTAAGAATGTTACATATAGGGGCAAATCACTATGGAGTGCAGCGGAAGGAACAAATGAAGTGTGCCTATCCTCAGCTATATACCCAAATGGAGAAAGTCCTCTCGTTCTTTTAGCTACTAGAGGGGATGGCAATATGGATTGTCTCTGCTTTGAAAGGGTAGGAGATTACTGGAATGAAATTTCAGGAGGTgaatttgatgaaaaagtaGATGCTATAACTGGGGGAGATATCGATGCAGCCGATTATAGATGA
- a CDS encoding hypothetical protein (encoded by transcript BEWA_039810A), with protein sequence MTETRTVVIDLGNYPNARGFSGSGKTYTYDNGCVTITLNESPIGLPGYKSVTHKPTNGKDIIGRIVHNLTPQDGFSNNLSEYPSVSVFYWSGDNSFRNPLLVQLGEKNEYYTDGGSGSWEKENEEKELLNLLDEINCTWSSAHIIDIHEKSVPSYNCSSCQNSITLISRSINNKYTRVTHSPGGLVGRLKNGSQNITDIPITKNFSAVYVYWYPKDEKPLLIRLSPEDESKSTTLWYKREPNGNTWTKVDSSLPSDHMDCKNILKLLKEVSPNQDEDDRESECKEPEHKLEAESTASEKATSQDLQTGTPATTIVGAALGTVVGVIAISVLLWKRNVIKKAALATFSASV encoded by the coding sequence ATGACTGAAACAAGGACAGTCGTTATTGATCTTGGAAATTACCCCAATGCTCGTGGATTTAGTGGTAGTGGAAAGACTTATACATATGATAACGGATGTGTTACAATAACTCTAAACGAAAGTCCCATCGGACTTCCAGGATATAAGAGTGTGACGCATAAACCAACTAATGGCAAAGACATTATTGGCCGTATTGTACATAATCTTACTCCTCAGGATGGATTCTCTAACAATCTTTCCGAATATCCAAGTGTCTCAGTCTTTTACTGGTCAGGGGATAATAGTTTTAGAAACCCTCTCCTAGTTCAACTTGgtgagaagaatgaatacTACACAGATGGTGGTAGTGGTAGTTGGGAAAAGGAAAACGAAGAAAAGGAACTCTTAAATCTTTTAGATGAAATAAACTGTACATGGAGTTCCGCTCACATTATTGACATTCATGAGAAATCTGTGCCGTCTTACAATTGTTCCTCTTGTCAAAACTCAATCACTTTAATTTCCAGAAGTATCAACAATAAATACACTAGAGTCACTCATAGTCCTGGTGGGCTAGTTGGCAGACTAAAGAATGGTTCTCAAAACATTACTGATATTCCAATAACAAAGAACTTTTCTGCAGTTTATGTTTATTGGTATCCTAAGGATGAAAAACCGCTCCTAATTCGTCTATCCCCAGAAGATGAATCCAAGAGTACTACCTTATGGTACAAGAGAGAGCCTAATGGTAATACATGGACCAAAGTAGATAGTAGTCTACCATCTGATCATATGGATTGCAAAAACATCCTAAAACTTCTCAAGGAGGTATCACCAAatcaagatgaagatgatagAGAAAGTGAGTGCAAAGAACCAGAACATAAACTAGAAGCTGAATCTACCGCTTCTGAAAAAGCTACTTCTCAAGATCTTCAAACTGGTACTCCCGCTACTACCATCGTTGGGGCAGCTCTTGGAACTGTAGTAGGTGTGATTGCTATTAGTGTTCTTCTATGGAAGAGAAACGTCATTAAAAAAGCTGCTCTTGCGACTTTTAGTGCTTCTGTATAG
- a CDS encoding signal peptide containing protein (encoded by transcript BEWA_039790A), with protein sequence MKVFSILLTTCLLGLCHCKRSKFVTDIPVIEVLDDYREDEVWTSDFVEETETHKSTTWTGKKQVWDLSNGTVHEVEHRPSLTRRRNDEKVEDVAVEDSRVLTHSRHTTILDISSPNSSQCQSFDYTFDGNAVRLIVPNKDTTVKKLVDGEENVYTLSSGQTLDHAKVYINNDGKAELVIVVTTLSGTPKETYLELKDGKWVSCNDKDAKMKSLVSTAKRKSGFELDLASTSSTNECSIFETELLGITTRHFYPKPGHVAIQVKDGNKELWEPTKPILSNISGIQGRHNGYYKRWVFCLSCLIYKHGDKELLEITLVVDNGSLGYKHFEKCGKEWMEINKTDFDQKLNEMSKSGSPPTPSQSK encoded by the coding sequence atgaaggtcttttccattcttctgaCCACCTGTCTACTGGGACTCTGCCATTGCAAGAGGTCCAAATTTGTCACTGATATACCAGTTATTGAGGTTCTAGACGACTATAGAGAAGATGAAGTTTGGACTAGTGATTTTGTAGAGGAGACAGAGACGCACAAATCTACCACATGGACTGGAAAGAAACAGGTGTGGGATCTGTCCAACGGAACTGTCCATGAAGTAGAGCATAGACCGTCATTGACTCGTAGACGTAACgatgaaaaggtagaaGATGTGGCAGTGGAGGATTCTAGGGTACTAACTCACTCCAGACACACTACTATTCTTGATATATCCAGTCCAAATTCATCTCAATGTCAATCCTTCGACTACACCTTTGACGGCAATGCGGTAAGACTCATTGTTCCTAATAAAGATACTACTGTTAAAAAGTTAGTAGATGGTGAAGAAAATGTTTATACTCTTTCATCTGGACAAACACTTGATCATGCTAAAGTCTATATTAATAACGATGGTAAAGCGGAGCTAGTTATTGTAGTAACTACTTTATCCGGCACTCCCAAGGAAACTTACCTGGAGCttaaagatggtaaatgggtatCTTGTAATGACAAAGATGCCAAGATGAAGAGCTTAGTTTCTACTGCAAAACGGAAATCAGGCTTTGAACTTGACCTTGCATCAACTAGTAGTACTAATGAATGTAGCATCTTTGAAACAGAATTACTAGGTATTACCACTAGACACTTTTACCCTAAACCTGGCCATGTCGCTATCcaagtaaaggatggtaataaaGAGCTATGGGAACCCACAAAGCCTATTCTTAGTAATATATCGGGGATCCAAGGAAGGCATAATGGATACTATAAACGATGGGTATTTTGCCTTTCTTGccttatttataaacatgGTGATAAGGAGTTACTAGAGATTACACTTGTGGTAGATAATGGCTCATTAGGGTATAAACACTTTGAGAAGTGTGGCAAGGAGTGGATGGAGATTAACAAGACAGACTTTGATCAGAAGCTTAATGAAATGAGTAAATCTGGATCACCTCCTACTCCATCTCAATCTAAATAG